The Chiroxiphia lanceolata isolate bChiLan1 unplaced genomic scaffold, bChiLan1.pri scaffold_81_arrow_ctg1, whole genome shotgun sequence genome contains the following window.
TGTCACCCCCATCCCCCTGTGTCACCTCTGTCCCCATGTcacccctgtccctctgtcaccccccatccccctgtgtcacctctgtccctctgtcactgtcctgtccctctgtcaccccccatccccctgtgtCACCTCTGTCCCCATGTCACCCCCGTCCCTCTGTcaccccccatccccctgtcACTCCCATTCCCCTGTGACCCTCCCATCACCCCCCCGTCCCCCTGTGTcacccctgtccctctgtcacccctgtccccctgtgtcACCTCTCTTCCTCTGTCACTGTCCTGTCCCTTTGTCACCCCCCATCCTCCTGTCACTCCCGTCCCCCTGTGtcacctctgtccctctgtcacTGTCCTGTCCCTTTGTcaccccccatccccctgtcACTCCCATCCCCCTGTGACCCTCCCATCacccccctgtccctctgtgtcccccctgtcccccccctgtcccccctgaCCTGTCCTCTTCTCGTAGTCGCTCTCGGCCATCTCGTACTTGGGCACCTGCGACAGGTCCTCGAACTCGCCCACGCGGGCCCCGCTGCGATCCGTCAcctggggggggacacgggggtcaccccgggggggtccccgagcccggggggtgcccggggggACGGGAGGGGACACTCACGTGGATGCGGCAGCCGTCGGTGACGGGGTAGGAGCCCAGCAGGGCCTCGTCCTGCGCCAGCGGCCCCAGCGGCTCGTCCTCGGCCCcgaacagctccagctccatgcAGGATGCTGGGGAGCccaccaccagctccagcttgcactggggggggcacagggacgtgggggggtcacagggggacacaggggggtcacagggggtcaaacagggacaggggacacggCCCTGGGACCCCCGAGGCTCGTCCTCGGCCCcgaacagctccagctccatgcAGGACGCCGGGGAGCccaccaccagctccagcttgcactggggggggcacagggacatgggggggtcacagggggacacgggggggtcACAGGAGGTCACACAGGAACGGGGGACACGGCCCTGGGACCCCCGAGGCTCGTCCTCGGCCCcgaacagctccagctccatgcAGGACGCTGGGGAGCccaccaccagctccagcttgcactggggggggcacagggggacacgggggggtcacagggggacacaggggggtcacagggggtcaaacagggacaggggacatggCCCTGGGACCCCCGAGGCTCGTCCTCGGCCCcgaacagctccagctccatgcAGGACGCTGGGGAGCccaccaccagctccagcttgcactggggggggcacagggacgtgggggggtcacagggggacacgggggggtcacagggggtcAAACAGGGACAGAGGACACAGCCAGACCCACCACCAGCTCCAGTTTgcactgggggggcacagggacatgggggggtcacagggggacacagggggggtcacagggggtcacacagggacaggggacacagccctgggacccccgaggcacacagggacatgggggggggtcacagggacatgggggggacacacaaggacaggggacacagccagacCCATCACCAGCTCCAGCTTgcactgggggggcacaggggtcacacggggacatgggggggtcacagggggtcACACAGGGACGGGGGGGtcacacagggacatgggggggtCACACAGGGACGGGGGAGGTCTCACAGAGACaaggggggtcacaggggggtcacacagggacatgggggggtcacagggggtcATACAGGGACgtggggggggtcacagggggtcacacagggacatggggggtcACACAGGGACGGGGGGTCATGAGGACatggggggtcacagggggtcACATAGGGACATAGGGGGgtcacagggacatgggggggtcacacagggacatgggggtgTCACAGGGGGtcacacagggacatggggggggtCACACAGGGACGGGGGGGTCACAGTGACatggggggggtcacagggacGGGGGGGTCACAGTGACATGGGGGGTCACACAGAGATGGGTGGGGGGTCCCTGTTGGGGGTCCCTCGTCGAGAGCCCCTGGccgggtttgggggtcccagacTGGGGGGTTCCCACTCAGGGATCCCAGTTCAGGGGTCCCAGTTGGGGGGTCCCTGGTCGAGGCTTGGGGGGGTGTCTCAATTCGGGGGTCCCAGGTCGGGATTTGGGGGTCTCAGTTGGGGGGTCCCAGGTCAGGGTTCGGGGGTCCcagtttgggggtccctggtCGGGATTTGGAGGTCTCAGTTGGGGGGTCCCTGGTCGGGATTTGGGGGTGTCAGTTGGGGGACCCATATTAGAGTTTGGGGGTCTCAGTTGGGGGGCCCCAGgtcagggtttggggggtctcagTTCAGGGGTCCCAGGTCGCGATCTAGGGGTCCCAGTTGGGGGGTCCCAGGTCAGGATTTAGGGGTCTCAGTTCAGGGGTCCCAGGTCAGGATTTGGGGGTCTCAGTTCAGGGGTCCCAGGTCgggatttgggggtcccagCTGGGGAGTCCCAGGTCAGGATTTGGGGGTCTcatttggggggtcccaggtcGCGATCTAGGGGTCCCAGTTGGGGGGTCCCAGGTCGGGATTTGTGGGTCCCAGTTGGGGGGTCCCAGTTGGGGGGTCCCGGTTGGGGGGTCCCGGTTGGGGGGTCCCGGCTGGGGGGTCCCGGTGCGGTACCTTGAGCTCGGCGATGGTGAGCGCGGGCGAGAAGCGTTTGCAGGCTCGGAAGGCGTTCAGGGAGCTGCTCACCGAGAGCCACacggggcccggcggggcctCCGCCCCGTTCATCGCCCCGTTCATCGCCCCGCGACCCCCAAACCggggacccccccccaaaccccgccccgccccgggaCCCGCCGGGCCCCCGAACCGGGACCCGCCGGGCCCACGGATCGCCCCGAGCAGGGACCTCCCGAGCCGGGACCCCCAAAAGCGGCTCCGGGACCCTCCGGGACCCCCCGAACCGGCGCCGGGACACCCGAACCGGGACCCCCGAACCGCCGCCGCTTCTGGAACGTTCAGGCCCCGCCGCCACCAATCAGCGGCGCCGCCGCGCATCACGTGAGGCCGTCCGGCCAATGGCGAGCGAGAGGGGGCGGGCTAAGGGGTTGACGGACCAATGGGACGAGGGGGAGGGGCGTGGCTGGGCGTGGCGCGGCCAAtggggagcggggagggggcgggggtCGGGGTCACGTGAGCGCGGTCACGTGAGCGCGGTCACGTGGCAGCCATGGAGGGGGACGGCGGGTACGAGCCGGGATTCGTCGGGATCCGGTTCTGCCAGGAATGGTGAGGAAAACCGGGAATACCGGGAATTACAGCGGGGACACCGCGGGGACGGGCAGGGGACACAGCGGGGATGCACCGCCCGGGGGGTCCGTGGAGATCCCCCCCGGTAACTCCCGGTTCCCTCCCCAGTAAGTCCCGGTTCcctcccagtaactcccagttTCCCCCCAGTAACAACATGTTGTACCCCAAGGAGGACAAGGAGAACCGGATCCTTCTTTACGCCGTGAGTGACCCCAACCTGGGATcagtgaccccccccccagacTGGGACCAGTGACCCCCCCAAACTGGGATCAGTGACCCCAGACTGGGACCAGTGACCCCCCCCATACTGGGATCAGTGACCCCCCCAGACTGGGACCAGTGACCCCCCCAACCTGGGATCAGTGACCCCCCCAGACTGGGACCAGTGACCCCAGACTGGGACCAGTGACCCCAGACTGGGACCAGTGACCCCCCCATACTGGGATCAGTGACCCCCCCAAACTGGGATCAGTGACCCCAGACTGGGACCAGTGACCCCCCCAGACTGGGACCAGTGACCCCCCCCAATCTGGGATCAGTGACCCCAGACTGGGACCAGTGACCCCCCCAGACTGGGACTAGTAACACCCTCAAACTGGGACCGGTGACCCCAAACTGGGACCGGTGACCCCCCCCACTGGGATTGGTGACCCCCCAACTGGGACCAGTCCTGGGACACTggtcccagtcccagtccctcccagtctgTCACTGGTCCCAGTCCCTCTCAGTTTACACTGATCCCAGTCCtagtccatcccagtccatcccagttgactcccagtccctcccagttgCTCCCGGTTGACTCCCAGTTGACTCCtagtccatcccagtccatcccagttgactcccagtcactcccagtccCTCCTAGTCgctcccagtccatcccagttgATTCCCAGTCCCTCCTAATCCATCCAAGTTGACTCCCAGTTGACTTCCACTCCCTCCCAGTcgctcccagtccctcccagttgactcccagtccctcccagttgctcccagtccctcccagtcgctcccagtccctcccagttgactcccagtccctcccagtgccgGAACTGCGATTACCAGCAGGAGGCCGACAACAGCTGCATCTACGTCAACAAGATCACGCACGAAGTGGAGTCGGtgacccccgggaccccccccaaaTATCTgggaccccccgggaccccccccaaacacctgggaccccccccccaacacccgggaccccccccaaacacctgggaccccctggGACATCCCCAAATATCTGGGACCCCCCAggaacccccaaaaccacctaGGACCTCCCCCAAACACCTGAGACCCCCTGGGACATCCCCAAATACCTgggaccccccgggaccccccccaaaaacacctgggaccccccccaaacacctgggaccccctggGACATCCCCAAATACCTGGGACCCCCTGGGACATCCCCAAATATCTGGGactccccaggaccccccccaaaacacctgggaccccccccaaacacctgggaccccctggGACATCCCCAAATATCTGggaccccctgggacccccccaaacaccTGGGACTCCCCCCCAACACCCAGGACCCACCCCCAACACCTAGGACCCCCCCAAAATATCTAGGAcccccccaggacacccctAAATACTTGGGACCCCTCGGGACCCCCTCAAATACCTGGGACCCCCTGGGACCTCCCCCAAATACCTGGGACCCCCGGGACACCTCCAAtacctgggaccccccccaaaTACCtggaacccccccccccaaaaacctgggacccccaggacccccctaGACCCCCTCAAAtacctgggaccccccccaaaTACCTGGGACCCGCGGAACACCTCCAAATACCTGGGACACCCCCAAATACCTGAGACCCCCCGGGACACCTCCAAATACCTGGGACCCCTCCCCAAATACCTGGGACCCCCTGGGGCACCCCCAAACTcccgggaccccccccaaatacctgggaccccccaggacaCCTCCAAAtacctgggaccccccccaaaaacctgggacccccaggacccccctaGACCCCCTCAAATACCTGGGACCCACCCCAAATACCTGGGATCCCCGGAACCCCCCAAATACCTGGGACCCCTCAGGACACCCCCAAACACCCGGGAGCCCCCCCAAATACCTGGGACCCCCTggggggaggatttgggggtcTCACGGGGTTGTTTTGGGGTCTCAcgggggttgttttggggtcTCATGGGAGTTATTTGGGGTCTCccagggggtgtttggggggctCTAAGGGGGGGTCTCACGAGGGTTATTTGGGTTCTCCCAGGGGTTATTTGGGGTCTCacagggggtgtttggggggggtctAAGGGGGGTCTCACAGGAGTTATTTGGGGTCTCACAGGGGTTATTTTGGGGTCTCACAGGGGGCGTTGGGGGGCTCTAAGGGGGGGTCTCACAGGGGTTATTTGGGGTCTCACGGGGGTTATTTGGGGGCTCTAAGGGGGGGTCTCACAGGGGGTGTTGGGGGGCTCTAAGGGGGGGGTCTCACAGGGGTTATTTGGGGTCTCACAGGGGGTGTTGGGGGGCTCTAAGGGGGGTCTCACAGGGGTTTTTGGGGTCTCCAGGGGGTGTTGGGGGTCTCACAGGGGGGGTCTCCCTGCAGTGAACTCACCCAGATCATCGCTGACGTGTCCCAGGACCCGACGCTGCCCCGCACCGAGGACCACCCCTGTCAGAAGTGagacccccccctccccaatttGGGGACCGCCTGGGGACATCAggaccccccccctccccgttaTCCCCTTGGggtcccctgtgtccccccatatcCTGATGGCCCCCCCCATTCCCTGATGTCCCCTCAATGTCCCCCCATATCCTGATgccccccccatgtccccccagaTGTCCTCCCATGCCCTgatgtccccccaatgtcctCCCAATGTCCCTctcctgtccccctgtccccccatgtccccccatgtcccccagaTGTCCCTCTATGCCCTgatgtccccccatgtccccctgatgtccccccatgtcccctcatGTCCCCTCCGATGTCCCCCCATGCCCTGATGTcccccctgctgtccccccatgtcccagtgtccccccatgtcccccaaATATCCCCCCATGCCCTGATGTCCCCCCTGCTGTCCCTCcatgtcccagtgtcccccaatgtccctcTATATCTCGATGTCCCCCCCGATGTCCCCCAATGCCCTCCCCATGCCCCCCCATATCCTgatgtccccccaatgtccccctcctgtccctccatgtcccagtgtccccccagtgtccccccatgCCCTGATGtcccccccaatgtcccccaatgtcccccccatgtccccccatgCCCTGATGTCCCCCCTgatgtccccccgtgtcccccccaggtGTGGGCACAAGGAGGCCGTGTTCTTCCAGTCCCACAGCGCCCGGGCCGAGGTGAGGGGACActctgggggggctgaggggacccccaaacccccctgtgacccccccgaccccccccatgacccccctgtgccccccccaggaCGCCATGAGACTCTACTACGTGTGCACGGCCCCGCACTGCGGCCACCGCTGGACAGAGTGACCCCCCCTTGGGACCACCtggacaccccaaaacctgcccttggaccccaaaacctgcccttgACAGCCTTTGGATCCCCCTggagaccccaaaacctgcccttgACAGCCTTTGGatccccccagaccccaaaacctgcccttggaccccaaaacctgcccttgACAACCTTTGgacccccccccagaccccaaaacctccccCCACCGATGGCACTTGGACCCCCCCAGaccttccccagcccccaaaacctgcccttgACAACCTTTGGACCCCCCTGGAGACCCCAAAATCTGCCCTTGACAGCCTTtggacccccccagaccccaaaacctgcccttggaccccaaaacctgccaTTGAGAGCCTTTggaccccccccccagaccccaaaacctgcccttgACAACCTTTGGACCCCCCTggagaccccaaaacctgcctttggaccccaaaacctgcccttgACAACCTTTGgacccccccccagaccccaaaacctgcctttggaccccaaaacctgcccttgACAACCTTTGgacccccccccagaccccaaaacctgcctttggaccccaaaacctgcccttgACAACCTTTGgacccccccccagaccccaaaacctgcccttgACAGCCTTTGGACCCCCCTGGAGACCCCAAAACTTGCCCTtggaccccaaaacctgcccttgACAGCCTATGGACCCCCCTGGAGACTCCAAAACCTGCCCCCCCCAATGGCCTttgcaccccaaaacctgcccttgACAACCTTTGGACCCCCCCTggagaccccaaaacctgcccttaAACCCCATAACCTGCCATTGACAGCTTTTGGACCCCCTTGGAGACCCCAAAATCTGCCATTGACAACCTTTGgacccccccccagacccccaaaTCTGTCCTtggaccccaaaacctgcccttgACAGCTTTTGGACCCCCCTGGAGACCCTAAAACCTGCCTTTCGACCCCACAACCTGCCCTTGACAGCCTTTGGACCCCCTCcagaccccaaaacctgcctTAGGACCCCAAAATCTGCCCTTGACAACTTTTGAACCCCTCTcagaccccaaaacctgcccttggaccccaaaacctgcccttgACAGCTTTTGgaccccccccagaccccaaaacctgcccttaAACCCCATAACCTGCCTTTGACAGCCTTTGATCCCCCTggagaccccaaaacctgcccttggaccccaaaacctgcccttgACAACCTTTGGACCCCCCCTggagaccccaaaacctgcctttggaccccaaaacctgcctTTGAGAACTTTtggaccccccagaccccaaaacctgccccCACCGATGGCACTcggacccccccagaccccaaaaccacctcaATGTCTGCCCCCAACAACCCCtggaccccaaaacctgccccCCTCAAaagcccctgtgccccccccagaccccagaACCTGCCCCTGACAACCCCtggaccccaaaaccaccctAAAAtacccccaaaccaccccaaaataccccaagccaccccaaaataacccccaaaccaccccaaaataccccaagccaccccaaaataaccccaaataCCCCAAACCACctaaaaataccccaaaaccaCCCTAAAATACCTCAAAGCCACCCTAAAATACctccaaaccaccccaaaataccccaaagcccccccaaaataaccccaaaataccccaaaccaccccaaaataccccaaagCCCTCAAAATACCCCCAAATaaccccaaaataccccaaagcccccccaaaacaaccccaaaataCCTGAAAGCCACCCTAAAATTCCCCAAACCACCCCGAAATGaccccaaaataccccaaagcccccccaaaataaccccaaaataCCCCGAAGcccccccaaaataccccaaagcccccccaaaataccccaaacctCCTCAAAATagccccaaaccaccccaaaataaccccaaagcccccctaaaataaccccaaaataccccaaagcccccccaaaataccccaaagcccccccaaaataccccaaagcccccccaaaataaccccaaaataccccaaagcccccctaaaataaccccaaaataccccaaagCCCCTCCCAAAATCTCCCAAAGCCCCCCCAAAGtgaccccaaaaccaccccaaaataactccaaaataccccaaaataaccccaaaatcccccaaagccccccaaaTAACCCCAAAGtccccccaaaataccccaaaccaccccacaATACCCCAAAATGaccccaaaataccccaaaataaccccaaaccaccccaaataACCCACTGATATAAAAGGGGACCCTCTctaatggggggggggggggaaatgacCCCAAAATCGATGGGAACCCCAAAATTgagggggggggacacacagaccCTAAAAacgggggaggggaagaaaagaccCCAAAATTAAGGGGGGACAACCCCGAAAACAACCCTAAAATGAGGAGAGACCCCCAAATGTGCCACCCCCAAATCAagggggacccccaaacccccccccccccctttttatCCCATTTTTGACCCCAAATTGAAGCTCCAAACCACGgtttgggggtggttttttttttaatggaggaggagggaaatattttattcctattaATCAAAaaattttggggggtttggggattAAATAAGACGAGGAAAGGGGTAAAAAAAGGGGGTGAGGGAGTGTTTTGTGGGGTCCCCCAAATTAAGGGGGGGGGTTTTAATGggttcccctcccccccccccgaaccccccccccaaaaaccaacaagAAAAGGTCGAAAATCGGGGTAAAAACGGTGCCATTTATACAAATATAGTGTTTTTATAAAGAGATTTTGGGGTCggggaggggttttgggggtcggggagggggtttttggggtcagggagggggttttggggtcgGGGAGGAGGTTTTTGGGGTCAcggggggtttttttttttccccccttcctgaGCCGCTCgtctagaaaataatttattgggggttttgtttttggggtgggggtggtaaaagtgccttttttttaacttttcccgCACCTGGAAGAtccttattattattattattattattaaccCTTAATTAATTACTCGGCgttaattattattatcattaatTATTTAAAGGATTTAGACCCCTGGAAatgagggaggggaggggttgtaggggaagggggggggggaaggggtggaccccaaacccccccttATTGCCTTTGtggttcccccccccctcccaaaaaattccagctgctcctgggggggGGTAAGGGGGGGCTTTGGGATCTATAGGGGCGGGGCTGGGACCTATAGGGAGCCCTCGGCCCCATAAGGGGGGGTTTTGGGACCTTTAAATCCCCTCGGCCCCATAGGGAGGGTCTTGGGACCTGTGGGGACCCCTCGGCCCCTTAGGGGGAGGTTCTGGGCCCTATAGGGACCATTTGGCCCCATAGGGACCCCTTGGCCCCATAGGGGGGGTTCTGGGCCCTATAGGGACCATTTGGCCCCATAGGGACCCCTCGGCCCCATAGGGGGGGTTCTGGGCCCTATAGGGATCATTTGGCCCCATAGGGACCCCTTGGCCCAACAGGGACAGTCCTGGGCCCTATAGAGACCCCTCAGCCCCACAGGGACAGTCCTGGGCCCTA
Protein-coding sequences here:
- the TBCB gene encoding tubulin-folding cofactor B isoform X1, translating into MRGGAADWWRRGLNVPEAAAVRGSRFGCPGAGSGGPGGSRSRFWGSRLGRSLLGAIRGPGGSRFGGPAGPGAGRGLGGGPRFGGRGAMNGAMNGAEAPPGPVWLSVSSSLNAFRACKRFSPALTIAELKCKLELVVGSPASCMELELFGAEDEPLGPLAQDEALLGSYPVTDGCRIHVTDRSGARVGEFEDLSQVPKYEMAESDYEKRTESMRSFLRQRSWGRWDTEGSRRREQEREQRREQEAALAATLPLGARCEVRVPGQPCRRATILYVGETDFKPGHWVGVRYDEPLGKHDGSVGGRRYFECPPKYGAFVKPQSVTPGDFPEEDDGLEDEL
- the TBCB gene encoding tubulin-folding cofactor B isoform X2, with the translated sequence MRGGAADWWRRGLNVPEAAAVRGSRFGCPGAGSGGPGGSRSRFWGSRLGRSLLGAIRGPGGSRFGGPAGPGAGRGLGGGPRFGGRGAMNGAMNGAEAPPGPVWLSVSSSLNAFRACKRFSPALTIAELKCKLELVVGSPASCMELELFGAEDEPLGPLAQDEALLGSYPVTDGCRIHVTDRSGARVGEFEDLSQVPKYEMAESDYEKRTESMRSFLRQRSWGRWDIVPCPLSPLVTLSLSPVPPADPVPPGVPVPPW
- the POLR2I gene encoding DNA-directed RNA polymerase II subunit RPB9 isoform X2 codes for the protein MEGDGGYEPGFVGIRFCQECNNMLYPKEDKENRILLYACRNCDYQQEADNSCIYVNKITHEVDELTQIIADVSQDPTLPRTEDHPCQKCGHKEAVFFQSHSARAEDAMRLYYVCTAPHCGHRWTE
- the POLR2I gene encoding DNA-directed RNA polymerase II subunit RPB9 isoform X1 — its product is MEGDGGYEPGFVGIRFCQECNSQFPPSNNMLYPKEDKENRILLYACRNCDYQQEADNSCIYVNKITHEVDELTQIIADVSQDPTLPRTEDHPCQKCGHKEAVFFQSHSARAEDAMRLYYVCTAPHCGHRWTE